From the Rhodococcus sp. NBC_00297 genome, one window contains:
- a CDS encoding SGNH/GDSL hydrolase family protein, with protein sequence MTPRLLRHRTAGAAVAALASVAVLGGCSLSPSVTAGTASARTADAERVVAAESEWSAVRVSVIGDSFSAGSMNDVVWPDVLAEEHGFEVTNASLGGAGYEAGDDYLGTFADQVAYATEENPTVILVVGSENDVDADPADALADATDLYASLRERSPEAHIVVIGPIWSGEPVSEDMWDVDAAVSAAAVSAGLDYVDALPQEWLADPLIIQDDGDHPTDEGQYLLAGHIDDALMQVDPDLLG encoded by the coding sequence GTGACTCCGCGACTCCTTCGACACCGCACGGCCGGGGCAGCGGTGGCCGCCCTCGCCTCGGTCGCGGTGCTGGGTGGCTGCTCGCTGTCCCCGTCGGTGACGGCAGGGACGGCCTCGGCGAGGACCGCCGACGCGGAGCGGGTGGTCGCGGCAGAGTCGGAGTGGAGCGCGGTCCGCGTGTCGGTGATCGGCGACTCGTTCTCCGCCGGCTCCATGAACGACGTGGTCTGGCCGGACGTCCTGGCGGAGGAACACGGATTCGAGGTGACCAACGCGAGCCTGGGCGGCGCCGGCTACGAGGCGGGCGACGACTATCTCGGCACCTTCGCGGACCAGGTCGCCTATGCCACCGAGGAGAACCCGACGGTCATCCTCGTGGTCGGCAGCGAGAACGACGTCGACGCGGATCCGGCGGACGCGCTCGCCGACGCCACCGACCTGTACGCGTCGCTGCGCGAGCGCTCACCCGAGGCCCACATCGTCGTCATCGGACCGATCTGGAGCGGGGAGCCGGTGAGCGAGGACATGTGGGACGTGGACGCCGCGGTCTCCGCCGCCGCGGTGTCGGCCGGGCTGGACTACGTCGACGCGCTGCCGCAGGAGTGGCTGGCCGACCCGCTGATCATCCAGGACGACGGTGATCACCCGACCGACGAGGGTCAGTACCTCCTCGCCGGCCACATCGACGACGCTCTGATGCAGGTGGATCCGGACCTACTAGGCTGA
- a CDS encoding RsmB/NOP family class I SAM-dependent RNA methyltransferase, producing the protein MSGEQTPGSGGPRKRGGKAGGKAGGRPAVAGGSSKAGGRSGNSRPKQPGRPNPAEAGSDPARIAARDVLRAVRERDAYANLVLPGLLRDRRLNERDAALATELAYGAARAQGVLDAVVEHAASRPVSDIDGRLLDVIRLGAYQLLRTRVAPHAAVATSVDLVRSEAGQGQAGFVNAVLRRVSERTEAEWIELLAPDAERDPVGHSAFRHAHPAWIAQAFNDALGADAAELDEALAADDARPLVHLVARPGEISADELASITGGEPGPWSPYAVHLDSGGDPGRLDAVREGLAGVQDEGSQLVARALTLAELDGPDGGRWLDLCAGPGGKAALLGAIAAIDGATVDAVEPSEHRAELVRKTVRDLPVTVHAVDGRASGLDAGYDRVLVDAPCTGLGALRRRPEARWRRQASDVAGLVTLQRELLAAAVELVRPGGVVVYSTCSPHLSETVGVVADAVRRHGLTALDTATLAPGVPRAASGTSVQLWPHRHGTDAMFFAALRKDAS; encoded by the coding sequence ATGAGCGGTGAGCAGACACCGGGGTCCGGCGGTCCTCGTAAGCGTGGTGGGAAGGCCGGCGGGAAGGCCGGAGGCCGGCCGGCGGTGGCCGGGGGTTCGAGCAAGGCCGGTGGTCGGTCCGGGAATTCGCGTCCGAAGCAGCCGGGTCGCCCGAATCCCGCCGAGGCGGGGTCGGACCCCGCACGGATCGCGGCACGGGACGTCCTGCGCGCGGTGCGGGAACGTGACGCGTACGCGAACCTGGTGCTTCCGGGTCTGCTCCGGGATCGCCGGTTGAACGAGCGTGATGCCGCCCTCGCGACGGAGTTGGCCTACGGCGCGGCCCGCGCGCAGGGGGTGCTGGACGCGGTCGTCGAGCATGCGGCCTCGCGTCCGGTGTCGGACATCGACGGTCGACTGCTGGACGTCATCCGGCTCGGTGCGTACCAGTTGCTGCGCACGCGGGTGGCTCCGCACGCGGCGGTGGCGACGTCGGTCGACCTGGTGCGCAGCGAGGCCGGGCAGGGGCAGGCAGGGTTCGTCAACGCCGTGTTGCGCCGGGTCTCCGAGCGCACGGAAGCAGAGTGGATCGAGTTGCTGGCTCCCGACGCGGAGCGAGATCCGGTGGGTCACTCGGCGTTCCGGCACGCACATCCCGCCTGGATCGCACAGGCGTTCAACGACGCGTTGGGAGCGGATGCTGCGGAGCTGGACGAGGCGCTCGCCGCCGATGACGCCCGCCCACTGGTGCACCTGGTGGCGCGGCCCGGCGAGATCTCGGCGGACGAGCTCGCGTCGATCACCGGCGGTGAGCCCGGACCGTGGTCGCCCTATGCGGTGCATCTGGACAGTGGCGGCGATCCGGGTCGTCTCGACGCTGTGCGTGAGGGGCTGGCCGGCGTCCAGGACGAGGGCAGTCAGCTGGTCGCTCGGGCTCTGACGCTCGCGGAGCTCGACGGGCCGGACGGAGGTCGGTGGCTGGATCTGTGCGCCGGTCCCGGCGGCAAGGCTGCGCTGCTCGGCGCCATCGCGGCGATCGACGGTGCGACGGTCGATGCCGTGGAACCGTCCGAGCATCGAGCCGAGCTGGTGCGCAAGACGGTGCGCGATCTCCCGGTCACCGTGCACGCGGTGGACGGTCGCGCGAGCGGACTGGACGCGGGATACGACCGCGTCCTCGTCGACGCACCCTGCACCGGTCTGGGCGCACTCCGTCGTCGACCCGAGGCGCGGTGGCGTCGTCAGGCGAGCGACGTGGCGGGTCTGGTGACGTTGCAACGCGAGTTGCTCGCGGCAGCAGTAGAGCTGGTGCGGCCGGGCGGAGTCGTCGTCTACTCGACGTGTTCGCCGCATCTGTCCGAGACGGTCGGCGTCGTGGCCGATGCGGTCCGACGTCACGGTCTGACCGCGCTCGACACCGCGACGCTCGCGCCCGGCGTGCCGCGGGCGGCCTCGGGAACGTCTGTGCAGCTGTGGCCGCACCGGCACGGAACGGACGCGATGTTCTTCGCCGCGCTGCGCAAGGATGCCTCCTGA
- a CDS encoding primosomal protein N' → MLALSHLDRDFDYVVPAELDAVAQPGVRVRVRFAGRLVDGFLLARLDTSDHPGKLGFLDKVVSAEPVLGPELLGLVDAVATRYAGTRPDVLRLAVPPRHARVENESLASGAQSIPVLRRDEWSVYRHGAEFLDALGGGRAPRAVWQALPGEDWAARLADLAAVAVSSGRGAVLVVPDQRDLDRVDTACRAVLDDDAVVALAAGLGPAERYRRWLAAARGRARVVIGTRSAVFAPVHDPGLMVVWDDGDDSLSEPRAPYPHAREVALLRAHRAGCAAVVGGFSRTAEAQALVETGWAHDLVATRDTVRGRVPRVTALADSDHALARDPGARAARLPAIAFAAARASLTAGHPVLVQVPRRGYVPSLACSKCRTPARCRRCHGPLALPSAPGADGAGSPTCKWCGTADPSYSCPTCGSRALRAVVVGAGRTAEELGRAFSGVTVRQSGGTSVLDTVPAGPAIVVSTVGAEPVADGGYGAALLLDGWALLGRADLRAAEQTLRRWMAAATLVRPSAEGGEVVVVADSGLPTVQALVRWDSVGHARTELSERTEVGFPPAVHIAAVDGTTESLRALLDSARLPDDAVTLGPVDLPPGERLPFGSEIDADSSAPVERMLVRVPRSSGAALSRALGEARAVVGAKKTASALRIQVDPLRIG, encoded by the coding sequence ATGCTCGCGTTGTCCCACCTCGATCGCGATTTCGACTACGTCGTCCCCGCCGAACTCGATGCCGTGGCGCAACCCGGTGTGCGTGTGCGCGTCCGCTTCGCCGGGCGTCTGGTCGACGGGTTCCTGCTCGCCCGCCTCGACACCAGCGACCATCCGGGGAAGCTCGGCTTCCTCGACAAGGTGGTCTCCGCCGAGCCGGTGCTCGGCCCAGAACTGCTCGGTCTCGTCGACGCCGTCGCGACGCGCTACGCCGGCACCCGTCCGGATGTTCTACGTCTCGCGGTCCCACCCCGACACGCGCGGGTGGAGAACGAATCCCTCGCCTCCGGTGCGCAGTCGATCCCCGTCCTTCGCCGGGACGAGTGGTCCGTGTACCGGCACGGCGCCGAGTTCCTCGACGCGCTCGGCGGCGGTCGGGCGCCGCGGGCGGTCTGGCAGGCGTTGCCTGGGGAGGACTGGGCCGCCCGGCTCGCCGACCTGGCAGCCGTGGCCGTGTCGTCGGGACGGGGAGCCGTTCTCGTCGTCCCGGACCAGCGCGATCTCGATCGCGTGGACACGGCCTGCCGAGCCGTCCTCGACGACGACGCGGTGGTCGCGCTCGCCGCGGGGCTCGGTCCCGCCGAACGCTACCGACGGTGGCTCGCCGCCGCTCGTGGCCGCGCTCGCGTCGTGATCGGCACGCGCAGCGCCGTCTTCGCCCCGGTGCACGACCCGGGATTGATGGTCGTCTGGGACGACGGCGACGACTCGTTGTCGGAGCCGCGTGCGCCGTACCCCCACGCCCGTGAGGTCGCGTTGCTGCGTGCACACCGAGCCGGGTGCGCCGCCGTGGTGGGCGGGTTCTCCCGGACGGCGGAGGCACAGGCTCTGGTCGAGACGGGGTGGGCGCACGATCTCGTGGCAACACGTGACACCGTCCGCGGGCGCGTTCCACGGGTCACCGCTCTCGCGGACAGCGACCACGCGCTCGCCCGCGACCCCGGAGCGCGTGCGGCGCGACTCCCGGCGATCGCCTTCGCGGCGGCCCGAGCGTCGCTCACCGCCGGGCACCCCGTGCTGGTCCAGGTCCCGCGGCGCGGGTACGTGCCCTCCCTCGCCTGCTCCAAGTGCAGGACGCCCGCCCGGTGCCGACGGTGCCACGGACCCCTGGCGCTGCCGTCCGCGCCCGGTGCCGACGGCGCGGGCAGCCCCACGTGCAAGTGGTGCGGCACCGCCGACCCGTCGTACTCGTGCCCCACGTGCGGTTCACGAGCACTGCGCGCCGTCGTGGTCGGCGCAGGACGGACCGCCGAGGAGCTGGGCCGGGCGTTCAGCGGCGTCACAGTGCGACAGTCCGGCGGCACCTCGGTGCTCGACACGGTGCCGGCCGGCCCGGCCATCGTCGTGTCCACCGTGGGCGCCGAACCCGTCGCGGACGGCGGCTACGGTGCCGCGCTGCTGCTGGACGGGTGGGCGCTGCTGGGTCGAGCTGATCTGCGCGCCGCAGAGCAGACCCTTCGCCGCTGGATGGCCGCCGCCACCCTCGTGCGCCCGTCGGCCGAGGGCGGTGAGGTGGTCGTGGTCGCCGATTCGGGACTTCCCACCGTGCAGGCATTGGTGCGGTGGGACTCCGTCGGACACGCGCGCACCGAACTCTCCGAACGCACCGAGGTCGGGTTTCCACCCGCGGTGCACATCGCCGCCGTGGACGGCACCACCGAATCGCTGCGCGCCCTGCTGGACTCGGCGCGGCTCCCGGACGACGCCGTCACGCTGGGACCCGTGGACCTGCCACCCGGCGAGCGGCTGCCGTTCGGCAGCGAGATCGACGCCGACTCGTCCGCGCCTGTCGAGCGGATGCTGGTCCGCGTCCCGCGATCGTCCGGTGCCGCCCTCTCCCGCGCACTCGGTGAGGCACGGGCCGTGGTGGGAGCGAAGAAGACCGCGTCGGCGCTGCGAATCCAGGTCGACCCGCTCCGCATAGGGTGA
- the fmt gene encoding methionyl-tRNA formyltransferase yields the protein MRLVFAGTPDPALPSLRRLLDSSRHEVVGVLTRPDTVAGRGRKVVRSPVAMLADEHGIPVLQPAKPSDPEAMAALRDLEPDCCPVVAYGALLPQPVLDIPRHGWINLHFSLLPAWRGAAPVQAAIAAGDEVTGASTFLLEQGLDTGPVYGVVTERVRPTDTAGDLLTRLADSGSQLLASTLDGIDDGALQAVPQSGDGVSHAPKVTVESARIDFGRPAHLIDRHVRSVTPAPGAWTEIGDVRVKIGPVTITDEELEPGRVEVRKKAVLVGTATTAVSLGLVQPHGKKQMAATDWARGARDVNGATAR from the coding sequence GTGCGCCTCGTCTTCGCCGGTACTCCCGACCCCGCTCTCCCGTCGCTGCGGCGACTGCTCGACTCCTCCCGTCACGAGGTGGTCGGTGTGCTCACCCGACCCGACACGGTGGCCGGTCGAGGGCGCAAGGTCGTGCGATCGCCCGTTGCGATGCTGGCCGACGAGCACGGCATCCCGGTGCTGCAGCCCGCGAAGCCGTCCGACCCCGAGGCGATGGCCGCGCTCCGCGATCTGGAACCGGACTGCTGTCCCGTCGTCGCCTACGGCGCGCTGCTGCCACAGCCCGTGCTCGACATTCCGCGACACGGCTGGATCAATCTGCACTTCTCCTTGCTGCCGGCCTGGCGCGGGGCCGCGCCGGTGCAGGCCGCGATCGCCGCGGGTGACGAGGTCACCGGCGCGTCGACGTTCCTCCTCGAGCAGGGGCTGGACACCGGTCCGGTGTACGGCGTCGTGACCGAGAGGGTGCGCCCCACGGACACCGCCGGGGATCTGTTGACCCGGCTCGCGGACAGCGGGAGCCAGTTGCTCGCGTCCACCCTCGACGGGATCGACGACGGTGCACTGCAAGCGGTTCCGCAGTCGGGCGACGGCGTGTCACACGCGCCCAAGGTGACCGTGGAATCGGCCCGCATCGACTTCGGTCGCCCGGCGCACCTGATCGACCGGCACGTCCGGAGTGTGACACCGGCACCCGGAGCGTGGACCGAGATCGGCGACGTCCGCGTCAAGATCGGTCCGGTGACGATCACCGACGAGGAGCTCGAACCCGGGCGCGTCGAGGTACGGAAGAAGGCGGTCCTGGTGGGTACCGCGACGACGGCCGTGTCGCTCGGGCTCGTGCAGCCGCACGGCAAGAAGCAGATGGCAGCGACCGACTGGGCGCGCGGCGCCCGCGATGTGAACGGAGCGACTGCACGATGA
- the ribD gene encoding bifunctional diaminohydroxyphosphoribosylaminopyrimidine deaminase/5-amino-6-(5-phosphoribosylamino)uracil reductase RibD produces the protein MRRAIEASVAARGVSTPNPPVGAVVLDRDGLVVGVGATAAPGGPHAEIAALAEAGERARGGTAVVTLEPCDHTGRTGPCSQALLRAGVVRVVHALGDPNPLAAGGAETLRGAGVEVRSGVLADLAEAGPMRAWLHRQRTGRPMLTWKYAATLDGRTAAPDGTSRWITGETARAHVHAERARIDAVVVGTGTVLADDPVLTARLPGGSLAAHQPVRVVVGLRDIPAGSRILDDSAPTRVVRTRDPFAVMEALTDLTDVVLEGGSTLTGAFLSAGLVDRVTAYLAPVVLGEGPTAVRGTGVGTIADAMRFRRESVETLGDDLLVRLAPLRSSDH, from the coding sequence ATGCGGCGGGCGATCGAGGCATCGGTCGCGGCGCGCGGTGTCAGCACTCCCAATCCTCCCGTCGGCGCCGTCGTCCTGGACCGGGACGGGCTGGTGGTCGGAGTCGGCGCCACCGCGGCACCGGGCGGCCCCCACGCGGAGATCGCCGCGCTCGCGGAGGCGGGCGAGCGAGCGCGCGGCGGCACCGCCGTGGTGACGCTGGAGCCGTGCGACCACACGGGACGCACGGGTCCGTGCTCGCAGGCGCTGCTGCGCGCGGGTGTCGTCCGCGTCGTGCACGCGCTCGGCGATCCGAACCCGCTGGCGGCAGGCGGCGCGGAGACTCTGCGCGGTGCCGGCGTCGAGGTACGGTCCGGCGTTCTCGCCGATCTAGCCGAGGCCGGGCCGATGCGTGCCTGGCTGCATCGGCAGCGCACCGGGCGCCCGATGCTCACGTGGAAGTACGCCGCCACGCTCGACGGCCGCACCGCGGCGCCGGACGGCACCAGCCGCTGGATCACGGGGGAGACGGCTCGCGCACACGTCCACGCCGAGCGCGCGCGGATCGATGCGGTGGTGGTCGGTACCGGGACCGTGCTCGCCGACGATCCGGTGCTGACGGCGCGACTGCCCGGCGGGTCGCTCGCTGCGCACCAGCCGGTGCGCGTGGTCGTCGGGCTGCGCGACATCCCTGCCGGGTCTCGGATCCTCGACGACTCCGCCCCCACCCGCGTCGTGCGCACCCGCGACCCGTTCGCGGTGATGGAGGCCCTCACGGATCTGACCGACGTGGTGCTGGAGGGCGGATCGACGCTCACCGGAGCGTTTCTGTCGGCGGGCCTGGTCGACCGTGTCACGGCGTATCTCGCGCCTGTCGTGCTGGGCGAGGGTCCGACCGCCGTGCGGGGGACGGGTGTCGGAACAATTGCCGATGCGATGAGGTTTCGACGAGAGTCGGTGGAGACGCTGGGCGACGATCTGCTCGTCCGACTCGCTCCGCTACGGTCGTCCGACCACTGA
- a CDS encoding riboflavin synthase, which translates to MFTGIVEELGSVTAKEDLADAARFTVRGPLVTSDASHGDSIAVNGVCLTVVEVADGAFTADVMQETLNRSSLQSLAVGSPVNLERAASLASRLGGHLVQGHVDGTGVVLSRTPSDNWTVVRISLPRDIARYVVHKGSITVDGVSLTVSALGGEKDDQYFEISLIPTTLSLTTLGEAEAGTQVNLEVDVIAKYVERLQKVD; encoded by the coding sequence ATGTTCACCGGAATCGTCGAGGAACTGGGCAGTGTCACCGCCAAGGAGGATCTGGCGGACGCGGCCCGCTTCACCGTGCGTGGCCCGCTGGTCACCTCCGATGCGTCGCACGGGGATTCGATCGCCGTGAACGGTGTGTGCCTCACCGTCGTCGAGGTCGCGGACGGCGCGTTCACGGCCGACGTGATGCAGGAGACACTGAACCGTTCGTCACTGCAGTCCCTGGCCGTGGGGTCACCGGTCAACCTCGAGCGTGCCGCCTCGCTCGCGTCGCGGCTCGGTGGGCATCTCGTCCAGGGCCACGTCGACGGGACCGGGGTGGTGCTCTCGCGCACCCCGTCGGACAACTGGACCGTGGTACGCATCTCGCTGCCCCGTGACATCGCGCGATACGTCGTGCACAAGGGGTCCATCACGGTCGACGGGGTGTCGCTGACGGTGTCCGCACTGGGCGGCGAGAAGGACGATCAGTACTTCGAGATCTCCCTGATTCCTACCACCCTGTCGCTCACCACACTGGGCGAGGCGGAGGCGGGAACGCAGGTCAACCTCGAGGTCGACGTGATCGCCAAGTACGTCGAGCGGTTGCAGAAGGTCGACTGA
- a CDS encoding bifunctional 3,4-dihydroxy-2-butanone-4-phosphate synthase/GTP cyclohydrolase II codes for MTRFDTIERAVADIAAGKAVVVVDDEDRENEGDLIFAAEKATPELVAFMVRYTSGYLCVPLSGEDCDRLGLPPMYSTNQDKHGTAYTVTVDARVGIGTGISASDRAATMRLLADPDTGANDFTRPGHVVPLRAKEGGVLRRPGHTEAAVDLARMADLRPAGVICEIVSQKDEGEMARTDELRVFADDHDLALISIADLIAWRRKHEKHVVRIAEARIPTAHGEFRAVGYQSVYEDVEHVALVRGDIAGPDGDGSDVLVRVHSECLTGDVFGSLRCDCGPQLDAALDMVAQEGRGVVLYMRGHEGRGIGLLHKLQAYQLQDAGTDTVDANLALGLPADARDYGIGAQILVDLGISSMRLLTNNPAKRVGLDGYGLHITERVPMPLRANAENLTYLRTKRDRMGHDLVGLDDFETPVVTPDAGGL; via the coding sequence GTGACCAGGTTCGACACCATCGAGCGCGCTGTCGCCGACATCGCCGCCGGCAAGGCCGTCGTCGTCGTCGACGACGAGGACCGCGAGAACGAGGGCGATCTCATCTTCGCCGCAGAGAAGGCCACACCCGAGCTGGTGGCCTTCATGGTGCGGTACACCTCGGGATACCTCTGCGTTCCGCTGTCGGGCGAGGACTGCGATCGCCTCGGACTGCCTCCCATGTACTCCACGAACCAGGACAAGCACGGCACCGCGTACACCGTGACCGTCGACGCTCGCGTCGGTATCGGTACGGGCATCTCGGCATCGGACCGCGCGGCGACCATGCGTCTGCTCGCGGACCCCGACACCGGTGCGAACGACTTCACCCGTCCCGGTCACGTCGTCCCGTTGCGGGCGAAGGAAGGCGGCGTGCTGCGCCGCCCCGGCCACACCGAGGCCGCGGTCGACCTCGCCCGGATGGCGGATCTGCGCCCGGCCGGCGTCATCTGCGAGATCGTGTCGCAGAAGGACGAGGGCGAGATGGCCCGCACGGACGAGCTCCGTGTCTTCGCCGACGACCACGACCTCGCGCTCATCTCCATCGCCGACCTGATCGCGTGGCGACGCAAGCACGAGAAGCACGTGGTGCGCATCGCCGAAGCGCGCATCCCGACGGCGCACGGCGAGTTCCGTGCGGTGGGCTACCAGAGCGTCTACGAGGACGTCGAACACGTGGCGCTGGTGCGCGGCGACATCGCCGGGCCCGACGGCGACGGCAGCGACGTGCTGGTCCGCGTCCACTCCGAGTGTCTGACCGGGGACGTGTTCGGCTCGCTGCGCTGCGACTGCGGTCCGCAGCTGGACGCGGCGCTCGACATGGTGGCGCAGGAGGGTCGCGGAGTGGTGCTCTACATGCGCGGTCACGAGGGCCGTGGCATCGGCCTGCTGCACAAGTTGCAGGCCTACCAGCTGCAGGACGCCGGCACCGACACCGTCGACGCCAACCTCGCGCTCGGCCTGCCCGCCGACGCGCGGGACTACGGCATCGGAGCGCAGATCCTCGTCGACCTGGGCATCTCGTCGATGCGTCTGCTGACCAACAACCCGGCGAAGCGGGTCGGCCTCGACGGCTACGGCCTGCACATCACCGAGCGGGTGCCGATGCCGCTGCGTGCCAACGCCGAGAACCTCACCTACCTGCGTACCAAGCGTGACCGGATGGGCCACGACCTCGTCGGGCTGGACGATTTCGAGACGCCAGTGGTCACCCCCGATGCGGGCGGCCTCTGA
- the metK gene encoding methionine adenosyltransferase gives MSTSASRLFTSESVTEGHPDKICDAISDSILDALLTDDPRARVAVETLVTTGQVHVAGEVNTTAYADIPHIVREKVLEIGYDSSAKGFDGNSCGVNVAIGAQSPEIAQGVDNSHESRVEGLTDDEIDRQGAGDQGLMFGYAIKDTPELMPLPIALAHRLSRRLTEVRKTEVLPYLRPDGKTQVTIEYEGNKAVRLDTVVISTQHAADIDLDNMLTPDIRTHVLEAVLAELGHDSLDTSSVRLLVNPTGKFVLGGPMGDAGLTGRKIIVDTYGGWARHGGGAFSGKDPSKVDRSAAYAMRWVAKNVVAADLAERVEVQVAYAIGKAAPVGLFVETFGSENVNPLKIQSAITDVFDLRPGAIIRDLDLLRPIYAPTAAYGHFGRTDIDLPWENTDRAEKLRSAAGL, from the coding sequence GTGAGCACGTCCGCCAGTCGGCTCTTCACCAGCGAGTCCGTCACCGAGGGTCATCCCGACAAGATCTGTGACGCCATCAGCGACTCCATCCTGGATGCGCTCCTGACCGACGATCCGCGCGCACGCGTCGCCGTCGAGACCCTGGTGACCACCGGGCAGGTTCACGTCGCCGGTGAGGTCAACACCACCGCGTACGCCGACATCCCGCACATCGTGCGCGAGAAGGTACTCGAGATCGGCTACGACTCGTCGGCCAAGGGCTTCGACGGCAACTCCTGTGGGGTCAACGTCGCCATCGGCGCGCAGTCGCCCGAGATCGCCCAGGGCGTCGACAACTCGCACGAGTCCCGCGTCGAGGGTCTGACCGACGACGAGATCGACCGTCAGGGTGCGGGCGACCAGGGCCTGATGTTCGGCTACGCCATCAAGGACACGCCCGAGCTCATGCCGCTGCCGATCGCACTGGCGCACCGGCTGTCGCGTCGCCTCACCGAGGTGCGCAAGACCGAGGTGCTGCCGTACCTGCGTCCCGACGGCAAGACCCAGGTCACCATCGAGTACGAGGGCAACAAGGCCGTTCGCCTCGACACCGTGGTCATCTCCACCCAGCACGCGGCCGACATCGATCTCGACAACATGCTGACCCCGGACATCCGGACCCATGTCCTCGAGGCCGTACTGGCCGAGCTCGGGCACGACTCGCTCGACACCTCGTCGGTACGCCTGCTCGTCAACCCCACCGGCAAGTTCGTCCTCGGCGGGCCGATGGGCGACGCCGGCCTGACCGGTCGCAAGATCATCGTCGACACCTACGGCGGCTGGGCCCGCCACGGCGGCGGCGCGTTCTCGGGCAAGGATCCGTCGAAGGTCGACCGCAGCGCTGCGTACGCGATGCGGTGGGTGGCCAAGAACGTCGTGGCCGCAGACCTTGCAGAACGAGTCGAGGTGCAGGTCGCCTACGCCATCGGCAAGGCCGCTCCCGTCGGTCTCTTCGTCGAGACGTTCGGATCCGAGAACGTGAATCCGCTCAAGATCCAGTCCGCCATCACCGACGTGTTCGACCTGCGTCCCGGCGCGATCATCCGTGATCTGGACCTGCTGCGTCCGATCTACGCGCCCACCGCGGCGTACGGCCACTTCGGCCGCACGGACATCGATCTGCCGTGGGAGAACACCGACCGTGCCGAGAAATTGCGGTCCGCCGCAGGTCTGTGA
- the rpe gene encoding ribulose-phosphate 3-epimerase, with amino-acid sequence MIAPSILSADFARLADEAAAVAGSDWLHVDVMDAHFVPNLTLGLPVVESLLKATDIPLDCHLMIEDPARWAPPYAEAGAYNVTFHAEATDDPRAVARDIRAAGAKAGLSVKPGTPIEPYLEVLKDFDTLLIMSVEPGFGGQSFMPEVLDKARAVRRLVDSGELTLVIEIDGGINADTVEQAAAAGIDCFVAGSAVYSTSDPAGAVRSLRESAASASPHLSGR; translated from the coding sequence ATGATCGCACCGTCCATCCTGTCCGCCGATTTCGCGCGGCTCGCCGACGAGGCCGCGGCCGTCGCGGGCAGCGACTGGCTGCACGTCGACGTGATGGACGCGCACTTCGTCCCGAATCTCACCCTGGGTCTGCCCGTGGTGGAGAGCCTGCTGAAGGCGACCGACATCCCGCTCGACTGCCACCTCATGATCGAGGACCCCGCCCGCTGGGCGCCGCCCTACGCCGAGGCCGGCGCGTACAACGTGACGTTCCACGCCGAGGCCACCGACGATCCGCGCGCCGTCGCTCGCGACATCCGGGCGGCGGGCGCGAAGGCCGGGCTGTCGGTCAAGCCCGGTACCCCGATCGAGCCGTACCTGGAGGTCCTGAAGGACTTCGACACGCTGTTGATCATGAGCGTCGAACCGGGATTCGGCGGCCAGAGCTTCATGCCGGAGGTACTGGACAAGGCTCGCGCCGTCCGCCGGCTGGTCGATTCGGGTGAACTGACGCTGGTGATCGAGATCGACGGCGGCATCAACGCCGACACCGTGGAGCAGGCCGCTGCCGCGGGCATCGACTGCTTCGTCGCGGGCTCGGCGGTGTACTCGACCAGTGACCCCGCGGGTGCCGTGCGTTCGCTGCGTGAGTCCGCCGCGAGCGCGTCGCCCCACCTGTCCGGCCGGTGA